The Streptomyces sp. P9-A4 genome contains a region encoding:
- a CDS encoding adenosine deaminase: MTSQTPTVPTADQIRRAPKVLLHDHLDGGLRPGTIIELAREQGYRQLPETEPDKLGIWFREAADSGSLERYLETFAHTCAVMQTRDALFRVAAECAVDLAEDGVVYAEVRYAPEQHLESGLTLEEVVEAVSEGFREGERQARANGHRIRVGALLTAMRHAARSLEIAELANRYRDSGVVGFDIAGAEAGYPPTRHLDAFEYLKRENNHFTIHAGEAFGLPSIWQALQWCGADRLGHGVRIIDDIQVAEDGTVSLGRLAAYVRDKRIPLEMCPSSNLQTGAAASFAEHPIGLLRKLHFRATVNTDNRLMSGTSMSREFELLTEAFDYTLDDMLWFTVNAMKSAFIPFDERLAMINEVIKPGYAELKSEWLFQQTATTSESSRTAG, encoded by the coding sequence ATGACGAGCCAGACCCCCACCGTCCCCACCGCGGACCAGATCCGCCGCGCCCCGAAGGTGCTCCTCCACGACCACCTCGACGGCGGACTGCGCCCCGGCACGATCATCGAACTCGCCCGGGAGCAGGGCTATCGGCAGCTCCCCGAGACGGAGCCCGACAAGCTCGGCATCTGGTTCCGCGAAGCCGCCGACTCCGGCTCCCTGGAGCGGTACCTGGAGACCTTCGCGCACACCTGCGCCGTCATGCAGACCCGTGACGCCCTCTTCCGCGTCGCCGCCGAGTGCGCCGTCGACCTCGCCGAGGACGGCGTCGTCTACGCGGAGGTGCGCTACGCCCCCGAGCAGCACCTGGAGTCCGGCCTCACCCTCGAAGAGGTCGTGGAGGCCGTCAGCGAGGGCTTCCGCGAGGGCGAGCGGCAGGCCAGGGCGAACGGGCACCGCATCAGGGTCGGCGCCCTGCTGACCGCCATGCGGCACGCGGCCCGCTCCCTGGAGATCGCGGAACTCGCCAACCGCTACCGCGACTCCGGCGTCGTCGGCTTCGACATCGCGGGCGCCGAGGCCGGCTACCCGCCCACCCGCCACCTCGACGCCTTCGAGTACCTGAAGCGGGAGAACAACCACTTCACGATCCACGCGGGCGAGGCCTTCGGGCTGCCGTCGATCTGGCAGGCGCTCCAGTGGTGCGGCGCCGACCGCCTCGGGCACGGCGTCCGGATCATCGACGACATCCAGGTCGCCGAGGACGGCACGGTGAGCCTCGGGCGGCTCGCCGCGTACGTCAGGGACAAGCGCATCCCGCTGGAGATGTGCCCGTCCTCCAACCTCCAGACCGGCGCCGCCGCCTCGTTCGCCGAGCACCCCATCGGTCTGCTCCGCAAGCTCCACTTCCGGGCGACGGTCAACACCGACAACCGTCTCATGAGCGGCACGAGCATGAGCCGTGAATTCGAGCTGCTGACCGAGGCATTCGATTACACGCTCGACGACATGCTGTGGTTCACGGTCAATGCGATGAAATCAGCGTTCATTCCTTTCGATGAACGCCTCGCCATGATCAATGAGGTCATCAAGCCCGGATATGCCGAGCTGAAGTCCGAATGGCTGTTCCAGCAGACCGCCACGACCAGCGAGTCCTCCCGCACTGCTGGCTGA
- a CDS encoding PspC domain-containing protein, whose translation MAALARPRDGRMIGGVCAALARRFGISANTMRLIFLVSCLLPGPQFLIYLGLWIFLPAEKDASSAW comes from the coding sequence ATGGCCGCACTTGCCCGCCCCCGTGACGGACGCATGATCGGCGGAGTGTGCGCGGCGCTGGCCCGGCGCTTCGGCATCTCGGCGAACACGATGCGCCTGATCTTCCTGGTCTCGTGCCTGCTGCCCGGTCCTCAGTTCCTGATCTACCTGGGTCTGTGGATCTTTCTGCCGGCCGAGAAGGACGCGTCGTCGGCCTGGTAG
- a CDS encoding VanZ family protein has translation MQRQGSGGSAAVVVRVAGFALVVAHLLLVAWVSLRPRDVAWVTPPNTIPLAGLRADLALGVPEAARLIAEGLLLLAPLGVLLPMADGRLRVSGWASLVRTTAAGALVSLAVELLQTAVPGQVVDVDSVLLNTMGVALAHLLLVPVGRSWLRRRSEAGQPVSSPGTGPGRGSALLRDDGSQGATPKISRVPVAR, from the coding sequence GTGCAGCGTCAAGGTTCGGGCGGCAGTGCCGCCGTGGTCGTCCGCGTCGCGGGGTTCGCCCTGGTCGTCGCGCATCTGCTGCTCGTCGCCTGGGTCAGCCTGCGGCCACGGGACGTGGCCTGGGTGACCCCGCCGAACACGATCCCGCTGGCGGGCCTCCGGGCCGATCTGGCGCTCGGCGTCCCCGAGGCGGCCCGGCTGATCGCCGAGGGACTGCTGCTGCTGGCCCCGCTGGGCGTACTGCTCCCGATGGCCGACGGACGGCTGCGCGTCTCCGGGTGGGCCTCCCTGGTCCGTACGACGGCGGCGGGCGCGCTGGTGTCGCTGGCCGTGGAGCTGCTGCAGACCGCCGTGCCGGGCCAGGTCGTGGACGTGGACTCGGTCCTCCTGAACACCATGGGCGTGGCGCTCGCGCATCTGCTGCTCGTGCCGGTCGGGCGGAGCTGGCTGCGCCGCAGGTCGGAGGCGGGCCAGCCGGTCTCCTCCCCCGGTACCGGGCCGGGTCGGGGTTCGGCCCTGCTGCGGGACGACGGTTCTCAGGGTGCGACCCCGAAGATTTCCAGGGTCCCGGTCGCCCGGTAG
- a CDS encoding HAMP domain-containing sensor histidine kinase, with the protein MSKGILTRLRLSSLRLRLVVVFALVALTAAVAASGIAYWLNREAVLTRTQDGALNDFRQEMQNRAATLPLRPTQDDLRRTAEQMASGSANYQVLLLGERDAGKPIVGASDPDDFTLADVPRTLRDAVDTERPVTEANPYPYHLFWQRTERNGTPYLVGGTRIDGGGPSGYMFKSLAAEKADLNSLAWSLGIATALAVAGSVLLAQVAATTVLRPVHRLGDAARQLGEGKLDTRLRVTGADELADLTRTFNSAAESLQKKVTDMSAREESSRRFVADMSHELRTPLTALTAVTEVLEDEQDSLDPMIAPAVALVVSETRRLNVLVENLMEVTRFDAGTARLVLDEVDIADQITACIDARAWLDAVDLDAERGIVAPLDPRRLDVILANLIGNALKHGGSPVRVSVRTEDDELVIAVRDHGPGIPEEVLPHVFDRFYKASASRPKSDGSGLGLSIAMENALIHGGSITASNSVGEDGTVDGAVFVLRLPLDASGITREVQTRSSQGEVEEE; encoded by the coding sequence GTGAGCAAGGGAATCCTGACGCGGCTGCGGCTCTCCAGCCTGCGGCTGCGCCTCGTGGTCGTCTTCGCGCTCGTCGCCCTCACCGCCGCCGTCGCCGCCTCCGGCATCGCGTACTGGCTGAACCGGGAGGCGGTGCTCACCCGCACCCAGGACGGGGCGCTCAACGACTTCCGGCAGGAGATGCAGAACCGGGCGGCGACGCTGCCGCTCCGGCCCACCCAGGACGACCTGCGGCGGACCGCCGAGCAGATGGCGAGCGGCAGCGCCAACTACCAGGTGCTGCTGCTGGGCGAGCGGGACGCGGGCAAGCCGATCGTCGGCGCCTCGGACCCGGACGACTTCACGCTGGCCGACGTGCCGCGCACGCTGCGGGACGCGGTGGACACCGAGCGCCCCGTGACGGAGGCCAACCCGTACCCGTACCACCTGTTCTGGCAGCGTACGGAGCGGAACGGGACCCCGTACCTGGTCGGCGGCACCCGCATCGACGGCGGCGGACCCTCCGGATACATGTTCAAGTCGCTGGCCGCGGAGAAGGCCGATCTGAACTCGCTCGCCTGGTCACTCGGGATCGCCACCGCGCTCGCGGTGGCCGGCTCCGTGCTGCTCGCGCAGGTCGCGGCGACGACCGTGCTGCGCCCGGTGCACCGGCTCGGCGACGCGGCCCGGCAGCTCGGCGAGGGCAAGCTCGACACCCGCCTCCGGGTCACCGGCGCGGACGAACTGGCCGATCTCACCCGTACGTTCAACAGCGCGGCCGAGTCCCTGCAGAAGAAGGTCACGGACATGAGCGCCCGGGAGGAGTCCTCCCGGCGTTTCGTCGCCGACATGTCGCACGAGCTGCGCACCCCGCTGACCGCCCTGACGGCCGTCACGGAGGTCCTGGAGGACGAGCAGGACTCCCTCGACCCGATGATCGCCCCCGCGGTGGCGCTCGTGGTGAGCGAGACCCGGCGCCTCAACGTCCTGGTGGAGAACCTGATGGAGGTGACCCGCTTCGACGCGGGCACCGCCCGGCTCGTCCTCGACGAGGTGGACATCGCCGACCAGATCACCGCGTGCATCGACGCGCGCGCCTGGCTGGACGCGGTCGATCTGGACGCCGAGCGCGGGATCGTGGCACCGCTCGACCCGCGCCGACTCGACGTGATCCTGGCGAACCTCATCGGGAACGCGCTGAAGCACGGCGGTTCGCCGGTGCGGGTGTCGGTGCGCACCGAGGACGACGAGCTGGTCATCGCGGTGCGCGACCACGGCCCCGGCATCCCCGAGGAGGTGCTGCCGCATGTCTTCGACCGCTTCTACAAGGCGAGCGCCTCCCGGCCGAAGTCGGACGGCAGCGGGCTCGGTCTGTCGATCGCCATGGAGAACGCGCTGATCCACGGCGGTTCGATCACCGCGTCCAACTCGGTGGGCGAGGACGGGACGGTGGACGGCGCGGTGTTCGTGCTGCGGCTGCCGCTGGACGCCTCAGGGATCACACGCGAGGTGCAGACCCGCAGCAGTCAGGGCGAGGTGGAGGAAGAGTGA
- the afsQ1 gene encoding two-component system response regulator AfsQ1, with product MPFLLLIEDDDAIRTALELSLSRQGHRVATAATGEDGLQLLREQRPDLVVLDVMLPGIDGFEVCRRIRRTDQLPIILLTARSDDIDVVVGLESGADDYVVKPVQGRVLDARIRAVLRRGERESTDSATYGSLVIDRSAMTVTKNGEDLQLTPTELRLLLELSRRPGQALSRQQLLRLVWEHDYLGDSRLVDACVQRLRAKVEDVPSSPTLIRTVRGVGYRLDVPA from the coding sequence GTGCCTTTTCTGTTGCTGATCGAGGACGACGACGCCATCCGCACGGCCCTCGAACTCTCCCTGTCACGGCAGGGCCACCGGGTGGCCACTGCCGCGACCGGAGAGGACGGCCTCCAGCTGCTGCGCGAGCAGCGCCCCGACCTGGTCGTTCTCGACGTCATGCTGCCGGGCATCGACGGCTTCGAGGTCTGCCGGCGCATCCGCCGCACCGACCAGCTGCCGATCATCCTGCTGACCGCCCGCAGCGACGACATCGACGTGGTCGTGGGCCTGGAGTCCGGCGCCGACGACTACGTCGTGAAGCCGGTCCAGGGCCGCGTCCTCGACGCCCGCATCCGGGCCGTACTGCGGCGCGGCGAGCGGGAGTCGACCGATTCGGCGACGTACGGCTCGCTGGTGATCGACCGCTCCGCGATGACGGTCACCAAGAACGGCGAGGACCTCCAGCTCACCCCGACCGAGCTGCGCCTCCTCCTCGAACTGAGCCGCCGGCCCGGACAGGCGCTCTCCCGCCAGCAGTTGCTGCGGCTCGTGTGGGAGCACGACTACCTGGGCGACTCCCGTCTCGTCGACGCCTGTGTGCAGCGGCTGCGCGCCAAGGTGGAGGACGTGCCGTCCTCGCCGACGCTCATCCGTACTGTGCGCGGGGTCGGCTACCGGCTGGACGTTCCTGCGTGA
- a CDS encoding SigE family RNA polymerase sigma factor, which yields MNALHSSTSSAVVTRLHDVVRSTEKSGGVIGRGCVRSVGRQRKAPYMAAVADGGAAYGEVTGERVNCSEAEFTAYVQERRASLYATAYHLTGDRFEAEDLLQSALFSTYRAWERISDKAAVGGYLRRTMTNLHISAWRRRKLNEYPTEELPETVGETDAMRGTELRAVLWQALARLPELQRTMLVLRYYEGRTDPEIAEILDISVGTVKSSIWRSLRRLREDEVLSFGRDEEESFGELVA from the coding sequence ATGAACGCACTGCACAGCAGCACCTCAAGCGCAGTAGTCACGCGTCTCCACGACGTCGTACGGAGCACGGAGAAGTCCGGCGGTGTGATCGGACGGGGGTGCGTTCGCAGCGTCGGGCGTCAGCGCAAGGCGCCGTACATGGCGGCCGTTGCTGACGGGGGAGCGGCGTACGGGGAGGTCACGGGGGAGCGCGTCAACTGTTCGGAGGCCGAGTTCACGGCCTACGTCCAGGAGCGTCGTGCCTCCCTGTACGCCACCGCCTACCACCTCACCGGTGACCGGTTCGAGGCCGAGGACCTGCTCCAGAGCGCGCTGTTCTCCACGTACCGCGCCTGGGAGCGGATCAGTGACAAGGCCGCGGTCGGCGGATACCTCCGCCGCACCATGACGAACCTGCACATCAGCGCCTGGCGCCGGCGCAAGCTGAACGAGTACCCGACCGAGGAGCTGCCGGAGACGGTCGGCGAGACGGACGCGATGCGCGGCACGGAGCTGCGCGCGGTGCTGTGGCAGGCCCTCGCCCGGCTGCCCGAGCTCCAGCGGACCATGCTGGTGCTGCGCTACTACGAGGGCCGGACCGATCCGGAGATCGCGGAGATCCTGGACATCAGTGTCGGCACGGTGAAGTCGAGCATCTGGCGGTCGCTGCGGCGGCTGCGCGAGGACGAGGTGCTCAGCTTCGGCCGTGACGAGGAGGAGTCCTTCGGCGAGCTGGTGGCCTGA
- a CDS encoding uridine kinase family protein, producing MLDTNGLPRGSPARGNGSHWCPVSSQPIPTRVVLLAGPSGSGKSSLAAVTGLPVLRLDDFYKEADDPSLPLVDGSPDIDWDSPRSWDADAAVSAIVELCRTGRTDVPVYDISTSSRVGRERLDIERTPLFVAEGIFAAEIVTRCRELDVLADAICLRGRPSTTFRRRLARDLKEGRKSVPFLLRRGWRLMRTERAIVARQTELGAHPCAKPEALGRLAAAAAGRHRTPAAG from the coding sequence ATGCTCGATACCAACGGCCTTCCTCGGGGGTCCCCTGCACGGGGGAATGGTTCACACTGGTGTCCCGTGAGTTCCCAACCGATCCCGACCCGTGTCGTCCTGCTCGCGGGCCCCTCCGGCTCCGGCAAGTCGTCCCTCGCCGCCGTCACCGGCCTTCCGGTCCTGCGCCTCGACGACTTCTACAAGGAGGCCGACGACCCGTCGCTGCCACTCGTCGACGGCAGCCCGGACATCGACTGGGACTCCCCACGGTCCTGGGACGCGGACGCCGCCGTCTCCGCCATCGTCGAGCTGTGCCGTACGGGCCGGACCGACGTCCCGGTGTACGACATCTCCACCAGCTCCCGGGTGGGCCGCGAGCGGCTCGACATCGAGCGGACGCCGCTCTTCGTGGCCGAGGGCATCTTCGCCGCCGAGATCGTGACCCGCTGCCGTGAGCTCGACGTCCTCGCCGACGCGATCTGCCTGCGCGGCCGCCCGTCGACGACCTTCCGGCGCCGGCTCGCCCGCGACCTCAAGGAGGGCCGCAAGTCGGTGCCGTTCCTGCTGCGCCGCGGCTGGCGGCTGATGCGCACCGAGCGCGCGATCGTCGCCCGCCAGACGGAGCTGGGCGCCCACCCCTGCGCCAAGCCGGAGGCCCTGGGCCGCCTGGCGGCAGCGGCGGCGGGCCGCCACCGCACCCCGGCGGCCGGCTGA
- a CDS encoding MDR family MFS transporter: MTPPQDTRLPYLGVTGLMLGIVLATLDGTVVGTALPTIAGELGGLDRLSWVVTAYLLTAAVTTPLWGKAGDLYGRKGGYLSAVAVFLAGSVLSGLAQSMGQLIAFRALQGVGAGGLMVGAFALIGTLVAPKDSARVQAITGTMLPVAFAGGPLLGGVLTDHLNWRWAFYVNLPVGLAALLIVSLALRVRTARVHARVDWAGAVLLTTGVLALTLLAGWAGTAHAWTSPRILALGALAVAALAWFVRVERRAEEPVIPPRLFRRDFTLAQILSFLVGAGMVAAMNYLPQYLQFVRGQSSTASGLLLLPLMLAMVAAQLASGRIIARTGRYRIFPILGGALMTAGALALLLLGPDTPTAVASALTTVLGAGMGFLTQATLLVTMYAAEPRDMGAASGTVTLVRTLGGSLGVAVLGAVFTARLAGTDTHLTPAQAQRLPEPVREGLRAAVTNGVHGVLLGTALLAALAFAVAWLVREVPLRTAADGTTEGAPAPADPVTEAAPGSAAPPPAGRPLPRPS, from the coding sequence ATGACGCCACCTCAGGACACGCGCCTCCCCTACCTGGGCGTCACCGGCCTCATGCTCGGCATCGTCCTCGCCACCCTCGACGGCACCGTCGTCGGCACGGCCCTGCCCACCATCGCTGGTGAACTCGGCGGCCTCGACCGGCTCTCCTGGGTCGTCACCGCCTATCTGCTCACCGCCGCCGTCACCACCCCGCTCTGGGGCAAGGCCGGCGACCTCTACGGCCGCAAGGGCGGCTACCTGTCCGCCGTCGCCGTCTTCCTCGCCGGCTCGGTGCTCTCCGGCCTCGCCCAGAGCATGGGCCAGCTCATCGCCTTCCGCGCCCTCCAGGGCGTCGGCGCCGGCGGCCTGATGGTCGGCGCCTTCGCGCTCATCGGCACCCTGGTGGCCCCGAAGGACAGCGCCCGGGTGCAGGCGATCACCGGGACGATGCTGCCGGTCGCCTTCGCCGGCGGCCCGCTCCTCGGCGGCGTCCTCACCGACCATCTGAACTGGCGCTGGGCCTTCTACGTCAACCTGCCGGTCGGCCTCGCCGCCCTGCTGATCGTCTCGCTCGCCCTGCGCGTCCGGACCGCCCGCGTCCACGCGCGCGTCGACTGGGCGGGAGCCGTGCTGCTCACCACCGGGGTCCTGGCGCTCACCCTGCTCGCCGGGTGGGCCGGCACCGCCCACGCCTGGACCTCACCGCGGATCCTGGCCCTGGGAGCCCTCGCGGTGGCGGCCCTCGCCTGGTTCGTCCGGGTCGAGCGGCGCGCCGAGGAACCCGTGATCCCGCCCCGCCTCTTCCGCCGCGACTTCACCCTCGCGCAGATCCTGAGCTTCCTGGTCGGCGCGGGCATGGTCGCCGCGATGAACTACCTGCCGCAGTACCTGCAGTTCGTCCGCGGGCAGTCCTCCACGGCGAGCGGACTGCTGCTGCTCCCCCTGATGCTCGCCATGGTCGCCGCGCAGCTGGCCTCGGGCCGGATCATCGCCAGGACCGGGCGCTACCGGATCTTCCCGATCCTCGGCGGCGCCCTGATGACGGCGGGCGCACTCGCCCTGCTGCTGCTCGGCCCGGACACCCCGACGGCCGTCGCCTCCGCGCTCACCACGGTCCTCGGCGCGGGCATGGGCTTCCTGACGCAGGCGACCCTGCTCGTCACGATGTACGCCGCCGAGCCGCGCGACATGGGCGCGGCCAGCGGTACCGTCACCCTCGTCCGGACACTCGGCGGCTCGCTCGGCGTGGCCGTCCTCGGCGCGGTCTTCACCGCGCGCCTCGCGGGGACCGACACGCATCTGACCCCGGCGCAGGCCCAGCGCCTGCCGGAGCCGGTACGGGAGGGCCTGCGGGCGGCGGTGACGAACGGGGTGCACGGGGTCCTGCTCGGCACGGCCCTGCTCGCCGCGCTGGCCTTCGCCGTGGCCTGGCTCGTACGGGAGGTGCCGCTGCGGACCGCGGCGGACGGGACCACAGAAGGGGCCCCCGCACCGGCGGACCCCGTTACGGAAGCAGCCCCTGGGTCAGCGGCCCCGCCACCGGCAGGTCGGCCACTGCCCCGCCCTTCGTGA
- a CDS encoding NADPH-dependent FMN reductase — translation MPTPLRLAVIQGSTRDGRLGPTVANWLLTHAATRPEFTTDLIDLAETPLPTVFPQLGQAPERAEDRALLAAVSPRLAAADAFVVVTPEYNHSYPAPLKNAIDWHNREWHAKPVGFVAYGGFSAGLRAVEHLRGVFAELHAVTIREAVGLQGVWGQFDAEGRAVDPTADAAAKAMLDRLTWWAEALRGARADRPYAA, via the coding sequence ATGCCCACACCGCTGCGCCTCGCCGTGATCCAGGGCTCGACCCGCGACGGCCGCCTCGGCCCCACCGTCGCTAACTGGCTGCTCACCCACGCCGCCACCCGGCCGGAGTTCACCACCGACCTGATCGACCTCGCCGAGACCCCGCTGCCGACCGTCTTCCCCCAGCTCGGCCAGGCCCCGGAGCGCGCCGAGGACCGCGCCCTGCTCGCCGCCGTGTCACCGCGCCTGGCCGCCGCCGACGCGTTCGTCGTGGTGACACCCGAGTACAACCACAGCTACCCGGCACCCCTGAAGAACGCGATCGACTGGCACAACCGCGAATGGCACGCCAAGCCCGTCGGCTTCGTCGCCTACGGCGGCTTCTCCGCCGGCCTGCGCGCCGTCGAGCACCTGCGCGGCGTCTTCGCCGAGCTGCACGCCGTCACCATCCGGGAGGCGGTCGGACTCCAGGGCGTCTGGGGGCAGTTCGACGCGGAGGGCCGGGCCGTCGACCCGACGGCCGACGCCGCCGCCAAGGCCATGCTCGACCGGCTCACCTGGTGGGCCGAGGCACTCCGCGGCGCCCGCGCCGACAGGCCCTACGCGGCCTGA
- a CDS encoding TetR/AcrR family transcriptional regulator yields MAKRDEKEETDGVSLWERLERPAAAPRASLTPGRIADAAIGIADREGFAAVTMRKVAAELGVAPMAAYRHVDGKDELWALMIDRVSGELEPADEVSGWRETLRAHALRTRDTMLRHPWLSHMPAPLFALTPNRMAAAERQLAALDGLGLDVDTMMAAFRAVNAYVHGATQSEAALRQYMAEQGWQSGDESRRGLAPQMAYLMETGRYPTYRRYTQGAARKDDAEWQFVTGLDCVLDGVAGLVERGTPGRA; encoded by the coding sequence GTGGCGAAGAGGGACGAGAAGGAAGAGACGGACGGCGTCTCGCTGTGGGAGCGCCTGGAGCGGCCCGCGGCGGCACCGCGGGCGTCCCTCACCCCCGGCAGGATCGCCGACGCCGCGATCGGCATCGCGGACCGCGAGGGCTTCGCCGCCGTGACCATGCGGAAGGTCGCCGCCGAACTGGGCGTCGCACCCATGGCCGCCTACCGGCACGTCGACGGCAAGGACGAGCTGTGGGCGCTCATGATCGACCGCGTGTCCGGCGAGCTGGAGCCCGCGGACGAGGTGTCCGGCTGGCGCGAGACGCTCCGCGCCCACGCGCTGCGCACCCGCGACACGATGCTGCGCCACCCCTGGCTGTCCCACATGCCGGCGCCGCTCTTCGCGCTCACCCCGAACCGGATGGCGGCGGCCGAACGCCAGCTGGCCGCCCTCGACGGCCTCGGCCTCGACGTCGACACGATGATGGCCGCGTTCCGGGCGGTCAACGCCTATGTGCACGGCGCCACGCAGTCGGAGGCGGCGCTGCGTCAGTACATGGCGGAACAGGGCTGGCAGAGCGGCGACGAGTCGCGGCGGGGGCTCGCCCCGCAGATGGCGTACCTGATGGAGACCGGGCGCTACCCGACCTACCGGCGCTACACACAGGGCGCGGCGCGCAAGGACGACGCGGAATGGCAGTTCGTGACGGGGCTCGACTGCGTGCTCGACGGCGTCGCCGGGCTGGTGGAGCGGGGCACCCCCGGACGGGCATGA